A single window of Vibrio gazogenes DNA harbors:
- a CDS encoding DUF4250 domain-containing protein — translation MDFSMIDRLDNSILLGIINEKLRLECESFDDLVTTYEFNSQAVLDKLGHLGYQYDPLTNQFKAEN, via the coding sequence ATGGATTTTTCAATGATTGATCGTTTAGATAACTCGATTTTGCTTGGTATCATCAATGAGAAACTGCGACTCGAATGTGAAAGTTTTGATGATTTAGTGACCACTTATGAGTTTAACTCTCAAGCCGTACTCGATAAGTTGGGTCATCTGGGCTATCAGTACGATCCGCTCACCAATCAATTTAAAGCCGAAAACTGA
- a CDS encoding Lrp/AsnC family transcriptional regulator — MQLDLFDKKILDIMQRNCRLQTERIAEQIGLSASAVQRRIKKLRQAGVIQQEIAIIDPQYLMNHMSFLAGLEIERDNYQTLSHFKSWAEQKENIQQIYYVTGQFDLMVLVTAATALEYDAFIEKLMQENPRIRRVTTHVVLDSPKRSFYTPVKDHQPE, encoded by the coding sequence ATGCAGCTTGACTTATTTGATAAAAAAATACTGGATATCATGCAACGCAACTGTCGGCTGCAAACCGAACGGATTGCAGAACAGATTGGATTATCGGCATCCGCTGTACAACGACGGATCAAAAAACTACGTCAGGCAGGGGTCATTCAGCAGGAAATCGCCATCATTGATCCGCAATATCTGATGAATCATATGAGCTTTTTGGCGGGTTTGGAGATCGAGCGAGATAACTATCAGACCCTCTCCCACTTCAAAAGCTGGGCCGAGCAGAAAGAAAATATCCAGCAAATTTATTATGTGACGGGTCAATTCGACCTGATGGTCTTGGTGACCGCAGCGACAGCGCTTGAATATGATGCGTTTATCGAAAAATTGATGCAGGAGAATCCGAGAATCCGGCGGGTTACAACGCATGTGGTTCTGGATAGTCCGAAACGTTCCTTTTATACCCCGGTCAAAGACCATCAACCCGAGTAA
- a CDS encoding trans-sulfuration enzyme family protein encodes MSKPLPHYCKTYRPDAYRSETLALSAGFLPDQQTQPTTPHITMSVNHSFVPEEGSFSANGIEDLADAPFLYAGWTNPTVRQLEQRIAALECTNDAYATTTGMAALSAVFFSLLRAGDHLIISDVCYAAVYELARDVLPDYGIEVTPVNLTDLDAVAQAIRPNTKLIHAESPCNPLLRLTDLAQLAHLAKQHHVLLSVDSTFATPVITRPVMLGVDLVIHSLTKFINGHGDALGGCVAGSKTLIAQIRSRAAAHFGATISAQNAWLIMRGIETLYPRMKTISDSALQIAQWLENHPRVKQVNYPGLASHPQYPLACEQMAYGGGIIVFQIDAMDEIAQRFARDARLFYYAYSIGHQRSLAVLLKTADLMASTYRMTTEQEQQYRRYAGDGLFRLSIGLENPHDLIEELDRLLC; translated from the coding sequence ATGTCTAAGCCCTTGCCGCATTATTGTAAAACGTATCGCCCTGATGCGTATCGTTCTGAAACGCTGGCACTGTCAGCTGGTTTTTTGCCGGATCAACAAACCCAACCCACAACGCCTCACATTACAATGTCGGTGAATCACAGTTTTGTTCCAGAAGAAGGTTCATTTTCTGCGAACGGGATTGAGGATTTGGCCGATGCACCTTTTTTGTATGCCGGCTGGACGAATCCAACCGTCCGCCAGCTTGAACAGCGCATTGCTGCACTGGAATGTACCAATGATGCTTATGCGACGACAACCGGTATGGCAGCATTGTCTGCCGTGTTTTTTTCACTGCTTCGCGCCGGTGATCATTTGATTATCAGTGATGTGTGCTATGCCGCTGTTTATGAGTTAGCAAGAGACGTTCTGCCTGATTACGGTATCGAAGTGACTCCGGTGAATCTGACGGATCTCGATGCAGTTGCACAGGCGATTCGCCCCAATACCAAACTGATACATGCTGAGAGTCCCTGTAACCCATTACTTCGTCTGACGGACTTGGCACAATTGGCCCATTTAGCCAAACAGCATCATGTACTGCTGTCGGTTGATTCCACCTTTGCTACGCCAGTCATTACTCGCCCGGTCATGCTGGGAGTTGACCTTGTAATTCATTCTCTGACGAAATTTATCAACGGGCACGGGGATGCATTGGGTGGATGTGTTGCGGGGAGTAAAACGTTGATTGCACAAATTCGTTCCAGAGCGGCGGCGCATTTTGGTGCAACGATCAGTGCTCAAAATGCTTGGTTGATTATGCGTGGTATCGAGACATTGTATCCACGGATGAAAACCATCAGTGATTCTGCGTTACAGATCGCGCAATGGCTGGAGAATCATCCCCGGGTCAAACAAGTGAATTATCCGGGACTTGCTTCTCACCCTCAATATCCTCTGGCCTGTGAACAAATGGCTTATGGCGGAGGAATCATTGTCTTTCAGATCGACGCGATGGATGAGATTGCACAACGGTTTGCCAGAGATGCACGCTTATTTTATTACGCTTATTCGATCGGTCATCAGCGTAGCTTAGCGGTCTTACTCAAAACAGCAGACTTGATGGCATCGACTTACCGGATGACGACGGAGCAGGAACAACAATACCGACGCTATGCCGGAGATGGGCTATTCCGGCTGTCGATTGGTCTGGAAAATCCACATGATCTGATTGAAGAGCTCGACCGGTTACTGTGTTGA
- a CDS encoding transporter substrate-binding domain-containing protein: MNKILKSAIAGAVLACSALTTQVYAASSALENILNKGELRACFDAGYVPFEMKTKDGRFVGFDLDMAKHMARSIDVKFVPVNTAWDGIIPALQTDKCDIIISGMTITPERNLKVNFADPYIVIGQSVLISPKLAGKIKSYQDLNDPKYTLTSKLGTTGAEAAKRYIPKAKLDLYDTEVDAVLQVSNGKADAYVYDLPYNAIYAAQHPKQVTHLETPFTYEPLGWAIRQDDPNFLNFLNNYLRQVKGDGTYQRIYDKWFKSDSWLKDVQ, translated from the coding sequence ATGAATAAAATATTAAAATCAGCCATTGCCGGGGCGGTACTTGCCTGTTCGGCATTGACGACTCAGGTTTATGCAGCATCCTCTGCGCTGGAAAACATCCTGAATAAAGGAGAACTCAGAGCTTGTTTTGACGCTGGTTATGTGCCGTTTGAAATGAAGACCAAAGATGGTCGTTTTGTCGGTTTCGATTTAGATATGGCAAAACATATGGCACGTTCTATCGACGTGAAATTTGTGCCGGTCAATACCGCATGGGATGGGATCATTCCTGCTTTGCAGACCGACAAATGCGATATCATTATTTCCGGGATGACCATTACACCGGAGCGCAACCTGAAAGTTAATTTTGCCGACCCTTACATTGTCATCGGCCAGTCGGTACTGATTTCACCGAAGCTGGCTGGCAAAATCAAAAGTTATCAGGACCTCAATGATCCGAAATATACGTTAACCAGTAAGTTGGGCACCACGGGCGCAGAAGCTGCGAAACGTTATATTCCGAAAGCGAAGCTGGATCTCTATGACACAGAAGTTGATGCGGTACTTCAAGTTTCGAATGGTAAAGCTGATGCCTATGTGTATGATTTACCATATAATGCCATTTATGCCGCGCAGCATCCCAAACAGGTGACACATTTGGAAACACCGTTTACCTATGAACCACTGGGATGGGCGATTCGTCAGGATGATCCGAATTTCCTTAATTTCCTGAACAATTACCTGCGTCAGGTAAAAGGTGATGGAACTTATCAGCGTATTTATGATAAATGGTTCAAATCTGATAGCTGGCTGAAGGATGTTCAGTAA